One window of Camelina sativa cultivar DH55 chromosome 4, Cs, whole genome shotgun sequence genomic DNA carries:
- the LOC104780148 gene encoding cytochrome P450 708A2-like: MSDLLWITGLCVIALVVVRISHWWYRWSNPKFNGKLPPGSMGFPIIGETFHFYKPHGFYEISPFFKKRMSKYGPLFRTNILGFKTVVSTDKDVNMEILRQENKSFNLSYPDGLVKSLGKESIFFKTGNIHKHIKLISMQLVGSENLKRNILKDMDRVTREHLSLKASQGRFDVRDAVFSMITAHLTPKMISNLKPETQAKLMDNFKAFSFDWFRPSFTLEALKGIYKTLRACRDGMKLLNDVYSKRNASTEKHDDFLNTVMEELEKEGSLVTQDAIVSLIFVLSCVTQELTVKTICFAVKFLSENPKVLAELKREHVGILESREDKEGGVTWEEYRHKMTFTNMVINETLRLANMAPVVFRKAVEDVEINGYTIPAGWVVLVATSVVHFDSEVYENPFEFNPWRWEGKEVRSGSKTFMVFGGGVRQCVGAEFARLQISIFLHHLITTYDFSLFKGSEVIRAPAVFFPEGISINISKCST; the protein is encoded by the exons ATGAGTGATCTGTTGTGGATTACAGGACTGTGTGTTATAGCCTTAGTGGTTGTGAGGATTAGCCATTGGTGGTACCGATGGTCAAACCCTAAGTTCAACGGCAAGTTACCTCCGGGATCAATGGGTTTCCCGATCATCGGAGAGACATTCCACTTCTACAAGCCTCATGGATTCTACGAGATCTCACCTTTTTTCAAGAAGAGGATGTCAAA GTACGGGCCTTTGTTTCGAACGAACATTCTAGGATTCAAAACCGTGGTTTCGACagataaagatgtgaacatggAGATTTTGCGGCAAGAGAACAAGTCTTTCAATTTAAGTTATCCCGATGGTTTAGTGAAGTCTTTGGGAAAAGAGAGCATATTTTTCAAGACCGGGAACATTCACAAGCACATCAAACTAATAAGTATGCAGCTTGTGGGTTCGGAGAATTTGAAGCGgaatatattaaaagatatggACCGCGTGACCCGCGAGCATCTCAGTTTGAAGGCTAGCCAAGGAAGATTCGATGTTAGGGATGCAGTTTTCAGT ATGATAACAGCTCACTTGACACCAAAAATGATAAGTAATCTCAAACCAGAGACTCAAGCAAAGCTTATGGATAATTTCAAGGCCTTCAGTTTTGATTGGTTTCGGCCATCTTTTACTCTAGAGGCCTTGAAGGGAATCTACAAAACTCTTCGG GCATGCCGAGATGGGATGAAGCTGTTAAACGATGTTTACTCGAAGAGGAATGCGTCAACAGAAAAGCACGATGACTTCCTTAACACGGTGATGGAAGAGCTTGAGAAAGAAGGAAGCTTAGTGACCCAAGATGCGATTGTAAGCCTCATCTTTGTTCTTTCATGTGTCACTCAGGAGCTCACCGTTAAGACCATTTGTTTCGCTGTCAAATTCCTATCGGAAAACCCAAAAGTTCTCGCTGAACTGAAG AGAGAGCACGTGGGGATCCTTGAAAGCAGAGAAGATAAAGAAGGTGGAGTTACTTGGGAAGAATACAGACACAAGATGACTTTCACCAACATG GTTATCAATGAGACGCTTCGACTGGCAAACATGGCTCCGGTTGTGTTTAGAAAGGCGGTGGAGGATGTGGAAATCAATG GATACACTATTCCAGCTGGTTGGGTAGTGTTGGTTGCAACTTCAGTGGTTCATTTTGATTCTGAAGTATATGAAAACCCTTTCGAGTTTAATCCATGGAGATGGGAG GGGAAAGAGGTGCGGTCTGGGTCGAAAACATTCATGGTGTTTGGTGGAGGAGTTAGACAGTGCGTTGGTGCAGAATTTGCGAGACTTCAGATTTCAATTTTCCTCCACCATCTTATCACAACTTACGATTTCTCGTTGTTCAAAGGCTCTGAGGTCATTCGAGCGCCAGCTGTTTTCTTCCCTGAGGGCATTTCAATAAACATCTCCAAGTGTTCCACATGA